Proteins encoded within one genomic window of Flavobacteriales bacterium:
- a CDS encoding DUF3817 domain-containing protein, which produces MEKLFRITAHLEGWSYLILLGIAMPLKYIWNQPIAVQITGMIHGILFISYIILTYLVAQEKKWNRTFTTQAYLASLLPFATFYIVRKMKD; this is translated from the coding sequence ATGGAAAAGCTATTCCGGATTACCGCTCACCTGGAAGGATGGTCCTATCTGATTCTATTAGGTATTGCCATGCCATTAAAATACATATGGAATCAACCGATTGCTGTACAAATTACAGGGATGATTCACGGAATTCTATTTATAAGTTATATCATTTTAACCTACCTGGTAGCACAAGAAAAAAAATGGAATCGGACCTTTACCACGCAAGCTTATCTTGCCAGTTTGCTTCCCTTTGCAACATTTTATATCGTAAGAAAAATGAAGGATTGA
- a CDS encoding DNA starvation/stationary phase protection protein, with translation MKTTNLNSYLNILLATESAFALQIRNAHWNLISFHFKPMHEWLGELYNESNSRIDEIAERNKMIGGIAHASFSEYQKSSLIHLPEEALMNEDLIITTLMQSTENLIGLIKKGIELAEELKDPGTEDFLTRILQEHEKLNWFLKSHFAKSNQ, from the coding sequence ATGAAAACGACAAATCTTAACAGCTACCTGAATATCCTTCTAGCCACTGAATCGGCTTTTGCATTACAAATCAGAAATGCACATTGGAACCTGATCTCTTTCCATTTTAAACCAATGCATGAATGGCTGGGAGAATTGTATAACGAGTCCAACTCCCGAATCGATGAAATTGCTGAACGGAATAAAATGATTGGAGGTATAGCACATGCTTCATTTTCAGAATACCAAAAATCGTCATTGATCCACCTCCCGGAGGAAGCCCTGATGAATGAAGACCTGATCATTACCACATTAATGCAATCCACCGAAAATTTAATCGGGTTGATTAAAAAAGGAATTGAATTAGCAGAAGAATTGAAAGATCCCGGCACAGAAGATTTCCTGACCCGGATACTCCAGGAACATGAAAAATTGAATTGGTTTCTTAAAAGCCATTTCGCAAAATCTAATCAATAA
- a CDS encoding carboxymuconolactone decarboxylase family protein, whose amino-acid sequence METIVNETLQDLLISIGNPPLKSESRLNIISNSNTRYLRDVKINIGNVLKVETLNEKERLLLALAVAVNDDNETLESGILNRLKEVEIKEEEIAETYACVSLLQVNNVFYRFRHFTQKEFYEKTPAGIKMSIMLNPVLGKEFFELMSLAISALNGCEQCVVSHEASVLNHGGSEQRIYDAIRLTAVFKGLVRLL is encoded by the coding sequence ATGGAAACGATCGTAAATGAAACCCTGCAGGATTTACTGATCTCCATCGGAAATCCGCCCTTGAAATCTGAATCGCGCTTAAATATCATTTCAAATTCCAATACCAGGTATTTGCGCGATGTAAAGATTAACATTGGGAACGTTCTGAAAGTTGAAACGCTAAATGAAAAGGAACGGTTATTATTGGCTTTGGCAGTTGCCGTCAATGATGACAATGAAACACTTGAAAGCGGTATTCTGAACCGGTTAAAAGAAGTTGAAATCAAGGAGGAAGAGATTGCAGAAACCTATGCCTGCGTATCCTTGCTGCAAGTCAATAATGTCTTTTATCGTTTTCGTCACTTCACCCAAAAAGAATTCTATGAAAAAACGCCCGCCGGAATTAAAATGAGTATTATGCTGAACCCGGTTTTGGGAAAAGAATTTTTCGAGTTGATGAGTCTGGCTATTTCTGCTTTAAATGGATGTGAACAATGCGTAGTATCCCATGAAGCCTCTGTTTTAAATCACGGTGGTTCTGAACAACGGATTTATGATGCGATTCGCTTAACAGCAGTTTTCAAAGGACTGGTTCGCTTATTGTAA
- a CDS encoding DUF1015 family protein, with protein MAVIHPFKGIRPTRDKAHLVASRAVNLYKPRILNAKLEENPYTFMHVILPEFGQKASTRPNTTERFKLVKKSFNEFRKKGILIQDKKDCLYIYRQQKDGFEYTGIIAGASVDDYLNGVIKIHEQTLTKREEVFKNYLDVCGFNAEPVLLSYADNKTVDKVLKKYTLLRAEYEFATTDHVTHFLWVVEDKSDIKLISDAFLKIPAVYIADGHHRSASSALLAKDKRKKLKKYSGKEMFNYCMAFFISESQLNIYDFNRVVKDLNGLSTSEFLKKLEDKFEIKLHGKHQIKPKKIHQFTMYLDGNWYILNARKGSFNPKDPVGNLDAQILTDNILSPILGVHDLKTDSRIEFVGGLRGMDALQKKVDEEKRKVAFALFPVKVEQLKEIADTHNIMPPKTTWIEPKLRSGLVIQGLEE; from the coding sequence ATGGCGGTTATTCATCCCTTTAAGGGAATTCGTCCCACCCGTGATAAAGCGCATTTGGTTGCGTCACGTGCTGTCAATTTGTACAAACCTCGTATTCTCAATGCAAAACTGGAGGAGAATCCCTATACCTTCATGCATGTGATATTACCGGAGTTTGGACAAAAAGCAAGTACTCGTCCGAATACCACCGAGCGCTTTAAACTGGTAAAAAAGAGTTTTAATGAATTCCGCAAAAAGGGGATTTTAATTCAGGATAAAAAAGACTGTTTATATATCTATCGCCAGCAGAAAGATGGATTTGAATACACCGGAATAATTGCAGGAGCTTCTGTGGATGATTATCTGAATGGCGTGATAAAAATCCATGAACAAACGTTAACAAAACGCGAAGAGGTCTTTAAAAACTACCTGGATGTTTGCGGATTTAATGCAGAACCCGTTTTATTGTCCTACGCCGATAATAAAACAGTAGATAAAGTCCTAAAGAAATACACTTTGCTCCGTGCGGAATATGAATTTGCAACTACCGATCACGTCACTCATTTTTTATGGGTGGTAGAGGACAAATCGGATATTAAACTAATTTCTGATGCATTTTTGAAAATTCCTGCCGTTTATATTGCGGACGGACATCACCGTAGTGCTTCTTCTGCATTGCTGGCGAAGGACAAACGGAAAAAATTAAAAAAATACTCCGGCAAAGAAATGTTCAATTACTGCATGGCTTTTTTCATCAGTGAAAGTCAATTGAACATTTACGATTTCAATCGTGTGGTGAAAGATTTAAATGGATTATCCACTTCTGAATTTTTAAAGAAACTGGAAGATAAATTTGAAATCAAACTTCATGGCAAACATCAGATTAAACCCAAAAAGATTCATCAGTTTACGATGTATCTCGATGGAAACTGGTACATTCTGAATGCCCGCAAAGGAAGTTTTAATCCGAAAGATCCAGTGGGAAATCTGGATGCTCAAATTTTAACGGACAATATCCTTTCTCCCATCCTTGGCGTACACGATTTAAAAACTGATTCACGCATTGAATTCGTGGGCGGATTAAGAGGTATGGATGCACTTCAGAAAAAAGTGGATGAAGAAAAACGTAAAGTTGCATTTGCTTTGTTTCCCGTAAAAGTTGAGCAGCTAAAAGAAATTGCAGATACGCATAACATTATGCCTCCCAAAACTACCTGGATTGAACCGAAATTAAGAAGTGGTTTGGTTATTCAGGGATTGGAAGAATAA
- a CDS encoding peroxiredoxin, with protein MNKIISVGSVFPNWTKKAVVSLEEGKEFTTLSSTNHRDAGQWQVMFWWPKDFTFVCPTEIAEFNKNVGEFRDRDAMLIGASTDSEFVHLAWRKDHKDLRELKFPMLADTSKSLAEELGILEAEEKVAYRVTYIIDPQGIVRWVSVNDLSVGRNVAEVLRVLDALQTDELCPCNWKKGEATLNA; from the coding sequence ATGAACAAAATTATTTCTGTTGGAAGTGTTTTTCCAAACTGGACAAAAAAAGCGGTTGTCAGCCTTGAAGAAGGAAAAGAATTCACCACACTTTCCTCGACCAATCATCGCGATGCAGGTCAATGGCAAGTCATGTTTTGGTGGCCGAAGGACTTTACATTTGTTTGTCCCACCGAAATTGCCGAATTCAATAAAAATGTTGGCGAATTCAGAGATCGTGACGCCATGTTGATTGGTGCCTCTACCGATTCTGAATTTGTGCATCTCGCCTGGAGAAAAGACCATAAGGATCTGCGCGAATTAAAGTTCCCGATGCTTGCTGATACATCAAAATCACTCGCGGAGGAATTAGGCATTTTAGAAGCCGAAGAAAAAGTTGCTTATCGCGTTACCTACATTATCGATCCGCAGGGGATTGTCCGCTGGGTTTCGGTCAACGATTTAAGCGTGGGTAGAAATGTTGCGGAAGTATTGCGTGTACTCGACGCTTTACAAACCGATGAATTGTGTCCATGCAACTGGAAAAAAGGTGAAGCCACTTTAAATGCATAA
- a CDS encoding SpoIIE family protein phosphatase, translating to MKQLWKIGSTSIRIKLLLTFLFFSLFGLFLVLLAFFHDQRRQKVQQGLQNIADLRIEILHHLYDQERFFNHDVYTEDFYKNKSSGILIALNDSRKKIGINIDQLNHELSEFGSYDVELQKIKTTWLQMNDCFDQCVEVILKRGFKDYGMEGRMRKIIHSLMDDPAMEPYKNELLSIRRHEKDFIIRGSQNYIELLRLEAAKLEGILQRKMSESKLDYKSQILRLKRFVLCFNEFSRLEKILGRSTNEGLKTQLFIMAAGLEESIVSIKNKAEEEAISSLREMKMTYIGSVLVILALAVAFSFYFSTIMSDRIRKLSDRVKLFVESGFTKRKSFSPGKMRDELFRLHVHLGILEDEIAIRFKEFREHSEKNTFEILEQNKRIEYQKARIQEQRDVLFHQKEIVEVQNKRIIDSIVYAKRIQNYLFPKEKKLESILRDHFLFFRPKDIVSGDFYWVEQKDEWTWIAVADCTGHGVPGAFMSIIGNTLLNQAIFEKNIQEPSEVLHFVSKGISTRFGQSGIHSEIKDGMDISLVKFRFNAYTNQGELFFSGAQRNLLMIRKGRVQEYKGNRTAIGWVSGNQVPHFTQFRISLNEGDRFYMFTDGLADQFGGADESKFKHKKVVELIHSIQEEEMSKQGPIIEETFDVWKGEVFQVDDVCLLGWEV from the coding sequence ATGAAACAGCTATGGAAAATCGGGTCGACCTCAATTCGCATAAAACTCCTTCTCACTTTTTTATTTTTCTCTTTATTTGGATTGTTCCTTGTTCTTCTTGCTTTTTTTCATGATCAACGCCGCCAAAAAGTACAGCAAGGATTACAAAATATTGCCGATTTGCGTATCGAAATTCTTCATCATTTATATGATCAGGAACGGTTTTTTAATCATGATGTATATACCGAAGATTTTTATAAAAATAAATCGAGCGGCATATTGATTGCGCTTAATGATTCTCGGAAAAAAATTGGAATAAACATCGATCAGTTAAATCACGAATTATCAGAATTTGGTTCTTATGATGTTGAATTGCAAAAAATAAAAACGACCTGGCTGCAAATGAACGATTGTTTTGATCAATGCGTTGAAGTGATTTTAAAACGAGGGTTTAAAGATTACGGCATGGAAGGCCGGATGCGAAAAATAATCCATAGTTTGATGGATGATCCGGCTATGGAACCGTATAAAAATGAATTATTATCTATTCGTCGACACGAAAAGGATTTTATCATAAGAGGTTCGCAAAATTATATTGAGTTACTGCGTTTAGAAGCAGCAAAACTCGAGGGGATTTTACAGCGAAAAATGTCAGAATCGAAGCTGGATTATAAATCACAAATTTTGCGTTTAAAGCGATTTGTTTTGTGTTTTAATGAATTCTCCAGGCTGGAGAAGATTTTAGGCAGATCAACCAATGAAGGGTTAAAAACGCAACTGTTCATCATGGCTGCCGGTTTGGAAGAGTCGATTGTGTCCATAAAAAATAAAGCCGAAGAAGAAGCGATTTCATCACTGCGTGAAATGAAAATGACCTATATCGGTTCGGTGCTGGTTATATTGGCATTGGCCGTTGCTTTTAGCTTTTATTTTTCAACGATTATGTCGGACCGCATCCGGAAACTGAGTGACCGCGTAAAACTATTTGTTGAAAGCGGATTCACCAAGCGCAAATCCTTTTCTCCCGGAAAAATGCGCGATGAATTATTCAGGCTTCATGTCCATCTTGGGATTCTGGAAGATGAAATTGCGATTCGCTTTAAAGAATTTAGAGAACATTCAGAGAAAAACACATTTGAAATTCTGGAACAGAACAAACGAATTGAATATCAGAAAGCCCGGATTCAGGAGCAGCGTGATGTGTTGTTTCATCAAAAGGAAATTGTAGAAGTTCAGAATAAGCGGATCATCGATTCCATTGTATATGCTAAGCGGATTCAGAATTATTTATTTCCAAAAGAAAAAAAACTGGAAAGCATTTTAAGAGATCATTTTTTGTTTTTTCGACCCAAGGATATTGTCAGCGGCGATTTTTATTGGGTGGAACAAAAGGATGAGTGGACCTGGATAGCCGTTGCCGATTGTACCGGACATGGAGTTCCGGGTGCGTTTATGAGTATTATCGGAAATACATTATTGAATCAGGCCATATTCGAAAAAAATATTCAGGAACCTTCCGAAGTCCTGCATTTTGTTTCCAAAGGAATAAGTACCCGGTTCGGACAATCAGGAATTCATTCTGAGATCAAAGACGGAATGGATATTTCATTGGTGAAATTCCGTTTTAATGCTTACACCAATCAGGGAGAATTATTTTTTTCCGGTGCACAACGCAATTTGTTAATGATACGGAAAGGTCGTGTACAAGAATATAAAGGAAACCGAACAGCAATAGGTTGGGTAAGTGGAAATCAGGTTCCGCATTTTACACAATTCAGGATTAGTCTGAATGAAGGTGATCGCTTTTATATGTTTACCGACGGACTAGCCGATCAATTTGGTGGCGCTGATGAATCGAAGTTTAAACACAAAAAGGTGGTCGAATTAATTCATTCGATTCAGGAAGAAGAAATGTCGAAACAGGGACCCATCATTGAGGAGACGTTTGATGTGTGGAAGGGTGAGGTTTTTCAGGTGGATGATGTCTGCCTCCTGGGTTGGGAAGTATGA
- a CDS encoding NAD(P)H-binding protein: MKTALLLGASGMTGNYLLHQLLEHPEYKTVKIFVRKSLSMNHPKLVEFVVDFNQPESWQKEVSGDIAYSAFGTTLSTAGSKEKQWKIDHTYQLQFAQACERNKVPVYVLISSMGANKNSRFFYMKMKGDLDEQILRLSIPSIHILRPGSLKGDRKEYRSKEKRSLAILRFFNRMGLFRKYRAIHGNDLAKKMIQFGINDQQKVIHEYPEILKSN; encoded by the coding sequence ATGAAAACGGCTTTGCTTCTTGGTGCAAGTGGAATGACCGGAAATTATTTACTGCATCAACTTCTGGAACATCCGGAATATAAAACGGTAAAAATTTTCGTCAGGAAATCATTATCCATGAATCATCCCAAACTGGTAGAGTTTGTGGTTGACTTTAACCAGCCTGAATCATGGCAAAAGGAGGTTAGCGGAGACATTGCTTATTCAGCCTTTGGCACTACCCTATCTACTGCAGGTTCTAAAGAAAAACAATGGAAAATTGACCATACCTATCAACTTCAATTTGCGCAGGCTTGCGAAAGGAATAAGGTCCCGGTTTATGTATTAATCTCTTCGATGGGAGCCAACAAAAACTCCCGCTTTTTTTATATGAAAATGAAAGGTGATCTGGATGAACAAATTCTCCGTCTTTCAATCCCCTCCATTCATATTTTACGTCCCGGTTCATTAAAAGGCGACCGCAAAGAATATCGTTCTAAAGAAAAAAGGAGTCTGGCTATTCTTCGTTTTTTTAACCGTATGGGATTATTCAGAAAATACCGCGCCATTCATGGAAATGATCTCGCTAAAAAAATGATTCAGTTCGGAATCAATGATCAGCAGAAAGTCATTCATGAATACCCGGAAATTTTAAAATCAAATTAA
- a CDS encoding hydrogen peroxide-inducible genes activator: protein MTIIQLEYFIAIADTQSFSLAADRCFVTQPTLSMQIKKLEEELEVVLFDRNVSPVQLTELGQQLLPKARRIVQESKSLHEFVKDEKGIIKGDLTIGIIPTLAPYLLPLFIGKFMKKFPMVNIHITEFTTEEIIHRIKESQLDCGILASPLHEKGILEKPVFYERFVAYLSPQHPLLKKKVLDASDLDTDETWILHEGHCFRNQVMNFCKFRKSGQHARLHYESGSIQTLKKLVETEKGLTVMPELAIREFTAHEMKMLRYFRAPEPVREIAVVCSQYPVKEKMIDRLAEEIAHAVPEKWRKKEKNKVVDI, encoded by the coding sequence ATGACAATAATTCAACTGGAATACTTTATTGCAATTGCTGATACTCAGAGTTTTTCACTGGCGGCTGATCGCTGTTTTGTTACGCAGCCAACGCTCAGTATGCAGATTAAAAAGCTGGAGGAAGAGCTGGAAGTGGTTTTGTTCGACAGGAATGTGAGTCCTGTTCAACTCACGGAACTGGGTCAGCAACTTTTGCCCAAAGCACGACGAATCGTTCAGGAATCGAAATCGCTGCACGAATTTGTAAAGGATGAAAAGGGAATAATAAAAGGCGATTTAACGATTGGAATCATACCCACTTTAGCGCCCTATTTATTGCCACTGTTTATCGGGAAATTCATGAAAAAGTTTCCGATGGTCAACATCCACATAACTGAATTTACCACTGAGGAAATTATCCACCGGATAAAGGAAAGTCAACTGGATTGCGGAATATTGGCAAGTCCTTTGCATGAAAAAGGAATTTTGGAAAAGCCGGTATTCTATGAGCGCTTTGTTGCTTATTTATCGCCGCAACATCCGCTTCTTAAGAAAAAAGTGTTGGATGCATCTGATCTGGATACGGATGAGACCTGGATTTTGCATGAAGGACATTGTTTCCGAAATCAGGTAATGAATTTTTGTAAGTTCAGGAAGAGTGGACAGCATGCGCGTTTGCATTATGAATCCGGAAGTATTCAGACATTGAAAAAATTGGTGGAGACAGAAAAGGGTTTAACCGTTATGCCCGAGTTAGCTATTCGTGAATTTACTGCACACGAAATGAAGATGCTTCGCTATTTCCGAGCACCGGAACCCGTTAGAGAAATAGCGGTGGTGTGTAGTCAATATCCCGTAAAAGAAAAAATGATTGATCGCCTGGCAGAAGAAATTGCACATGCGGTTCCAGAGAAATGGAGAAAAAAGGAAAAAAACAAAGTGGTTGATATTTAA
- a CDS encoding tetratricopeptide repeat protein, protein MRNIFILFIGLLLWQNQLSAQYLDSLYSIYNDEKQTPLDRAYALSDIAWEMCYMDPDSARSLCDELIVFIKKEPSIPRARLADACNTVANSYRLMGQLDSALTWYDKTLKIYQFLRHDKGIASTYLNLGDVYTSIGNFPLGLKYMQQSRMIYERVDNAENQLGNLYNNIANIFLQQNNIKQAVEYYEMAIVKFTGCKDLRGLGNAYSNLGLVYRDTYHDLDKATELARIGLSYRMRNTDSLGMGDSYNILSLIYLEKKQFDSAGYYIDAALALHKNLGNLDGMAISYQHKGTLALEMGNADLAISICGEGLKVATASKMIMNQQFNCDCLYQAYKKKGDSKNALYYFEKHREYEEAMRDQDRIREVTELDVKFRFEKKSLEDSLKVREERLMADEKLKLSQAETDYQRRSKYFLYAGILLLIVFAVFIYNRFQVTRRQKLEIEEKKIEIEHQKELVEEKNKEILDSITYAKRLQEAILPPRKLVKEYLNNSFILYKPKDIVAGDFYWMESFAKASDSKGGAVSGVLFAAADCTGHGVPGAMVSVVCSNALNRTVKEFGITDPGKILDKVRELVIDTFSKSESEVKDGMDISLCALDLNNQKLHWAGANNPLWILRNNSDVIEEIKPNKQPIGSYAEAKAFTTISFDLNKGDCIYVFTDGYEDQFGGPDREKGGKKYKSSRMKSLFVSIRDLEMEEQMQAINQEFENWKGDFEQVDDVCVIGVRI, encoded by the coding sequence ATGCGGAACATATTCATCTTATTTATCGGATTATTGCTGTGGCAAAATCAATTGTCGGCCCAGTATCTCGATTCGTTATATTCCATTTACAACGATGAAAAACAAACACCTCTCGACAGAGCCTATGCCTTATCGGATATTGCCTGGGAGATGTGTTATATGGACCCCGATTCGGCACGATCACTTTGTGATGAATTAATTGTCTTTATTAAGAAAGAGCCTTCCATTCCGCGCGCTCGTTTAGCCGATGCCTGTAATACGGTAGCTAATTCTTACCGATTAATGGGGCAATTGGATAGTGCTTTAACCTGGTACGATAAAACGTTAAAGATTTACCAGTTTCTTCGTCACGATAAAGGCATTGCTTCTACCTACCTTAATCTTGGAGATGTGTACACATCAATCGGGAATTTTCCACTGGGATTAAAATACATGCAGCAATCGCGGATGATTTATGAGCGCGTAGATAATGCAGAAAATCAGTTAGGGAATTTATATAATAACATCGCAAATATTTTTCTGCAGCAAAACAATATAAAGCAGGCAGTAGAATATTATGAAATGGCCATTGTGAAATTTACAGGATGTAAAGATCTCCGCGGATTAGGAAATGCGTATTCTAATTTAGGATTGGTTTATCGGGATACGTATCACGATTTGGACAAGGCTACAGAGTTAGCCCGCATCGGATTAAGTTACCGGATGCGAAATACGGATAGTTTGGGTATGGGAGATTCGTACAATATTCTTTCGCTGATTTATCTTGAGAAAAAGCAATTTGACAGCGCAGGATATTATATCGATGCTGCATTAGCCTTGCATAAAAATTTGGGCAATCTGGATGGTATGGCCATCTCCTACCAGCACAAAGGAACTTTAGCACTTGAAATGGGAAATGCCGATTTAGCAATTTCTATTTGCGGTGAAGGATTAAAAGTAGCTACGGCATCCAAAATGATCATGAATCAGCAATTCAATTGTGATTGTCTATACCAAGCCTACAAGAAAAAAGGAGATTCAAAAAATGCGCTTTATTATTTCGAAAAACACCGCGAATATGAAGAGGCTATGCGGGATCAGGATCGGATACGTGAAGTAACGGAATTGGATGTGAAATTCAGATTTGAAAAAAAATCGCTGGAGGATAGTCTTAAAGTGAGAGAAGAACGACTGATGGCTGATGAAAAATTAAAATTAAGTCAGGCTGAAACCGATTACCAGCGCCGGTCAAAATATTTCCTGTATGCCGGAATTTTACTGTTAATTGTTTTTGCAGTTTTTATTTATAACCGCTTTCAGGTAACCCGTAGACAAAAACTGGAAATTGAAGAAAAGAAAATCGAAATTGAACATCAAAAGGAATTGGTTGAAGAGAAAAACAAAGAAATTCTGGATTCGATCACCTATGCAAAACGATTACAGGAAGCCATTTTGCCACCACGAAAACTTGTGAAGGAGTATCTGAATAATTCGTTTATTCTATATAAACCTAAAGATATTGTTGCCGGTGATTTTTATTGGATGGAATCCTTCGCTAAAGCTTCGGATTCCAAAGGAGGGGCTGTGAGTGGAGTTTTGTTTGCGGCGGCCGATTGTACCGGGCATGGTGTTCCGGGTGCAATGGTTAGCGTGGTTTGTTCGAATGCATTAAACCGGACCGTAAAAGAGTTTGGAATTACAGATCCGGGGAAAATTCTGGATAAGGTAAGGGAATTGGTTATCGATACCTTTTCAAAATCGGAATCTGAAGTGAAAGACGGAATGGATATTTCACTTTGTGCTTTGGATCTGAACAATCAAAAATTACATTGGGCCGGAGCAAATAATCCATTGTGGATTTTACGAAACAATAGTGATGTTATTGAGGAGATAAAACCAAATAAACAACCCATTGGAAGTTATGCGGAAGCAAAGGCCTTTACAACCATTTCATTTGATCTGAATAAAGGTGATTGCATTTATGTTTTTACCGATGGATATGAAGATCAGTTTGGTGGTCCGGATAGAGAAAAAGGTGGAAAGAAATATAAAAGTTCACGAATGAAATCATTGTTCGTCTCTATTCGCGATTTGGAAATGGAAGAACAAATGCAAGCCATTAATCAGGAGTTCGAAAACTGGAAGGGCGACTTTGAACAAGTGGATGATGTTTGCGTCATTGGTGTTAGAATATAA
- a CDS encoding YggS family pyridoxal phosphate-dependent enzyme: MSKIAEHISKIKSEIPEYVTLIAVSKTKSNEEIMEAYAAGQRDFGENYIQELCAKAELLPKDIRWHAIGHLQSNKVKYIAPFVHLIHGVDSLKLLQEIDKQAKKNNRIIPCLLQIYIASEESKFGLSEEEAITLLKSDAFQALNNVNITGVMGMASNTDDIQKIKSEFQGLKRTFEQLKSIKETISIISMGMSGDYLLAIEEGSTMIRVGSKIFGERNYAQQ; this comes from the coding sequence ATGTCGAAAATTGCTGAACATATTTCTAAAATCAAAAGCGAAATTCCGGAATATGTAACATTGATTGCAGTATCCAAAACCAAATCGAACGAAGAAATCATGGAAGCCTATGCGGCGGGCCAGCGCGATTTTGGAGAGAATTACATTCAGGAACTTTGTGCAAAAGCAGAATTGCTGCCAAAAGATATCCGTTGGCACGCTATTGGACATTTACAAAGTAACAAAGTAAAATACATTGCTCCTTTTGTCCATTTAATTCATGGCGTAGATAGTTTAAAATTGCTGCAGGAGATCGATAAACAAGCGAAAAAAAACAATCGTATTATTCCTTGTTTGTTGCAAATCTATATCGCTTCGGAAGAAAGTAAATTCGGACTCTCGGAAGAAGAGGCGATAACATTACTAAAGAGCGATGCTTTTCAAGCATTAAACAACGTAAACATCACCGGTGTGATGGGAATGGCATCAAATACAGATGATATCCAAAAAATAAAATCGGAGTTTCAGGGATTGAAAAGGACATTTGAACAATTGAAATCCATTAAAGAAACTATTTCCATTATCTCTATGGGTATGAGTGGCGATTATTTATTGGCTATTGAAGAAGGAAGTACCATGATACGGGTTGGCAGCAAAATTTTTGGTGAACGAAATTATGCCCAGCAATGA
- a CDS encoding aminodeoxychorismate/anthranilate synthase component II, translating into MKVLLLDNYDSFTWNLFHYVDSLGVECRVVRNDEGELSELDHYSHLLLSPGPGLPKDAGKMMEVIRRYHSKKNILGVCLGMQAIGEFFNCSLVQLEKPCHGVTGTYTILNAKASLFHRVNNPFIAGKYHSWVISNPTSESGLIVDAVDELGNPAAISHVNYKVFGVQFHPESIMTPSGKQIIENWLTLS; encoded by the coding sequence ATGAAGGTCCTGCTTCTGGATAATTACGATAGCTTCACCTGGAATCTATTTCATTATGTAGATTCACTGGGAGTGGAGTGCCGTGTTGTGCGCAACGATGAAGGAGAACTGTCGGAACTGGATCATTATTCGCATTTGTTGTTGTCGCCGGGACCAGGATTGCCGAAGGATGCAGGAAAAATGATGGAGGTTATTCGAAGGTATCACTCCAAAAAAAACATATTGGGTGTTTGTTTAGGCATGCAAGCCATCGGAGAATTTTTTAATTGTTCATTGGTCCAATTAGAAAAACCATGTCACGGTGTGACGGGAACCTACACTATACTGAATGCAAAGGCCAGCTTATTTCACCGGGTGAACAATCCATTTATCGCAGGTAAATACCACAGTTGGGTGATTTCTAATCCAACTTCAGAATCCGGTTTAATCGTAGATGCCGTAGATGAATTGGGAAATCCTGCAGCCATTTCGCATGTAAACTATAAAGTTTTTGGTGTACAGTTTCATCCTGAATCTATAATGACACCATCAGGTAAACAAATCATTGAGAATTGGTTAACACTAAGCTAA